The proteins below are encoded in one region of Phyllopteryx taeniolatus isolate TA_2022b chromosome 11, UOR_Ptae_1.2, whole genome shotgun sequence:
- the znf511 gene encoding zinc finger protein 511, with amino-acid sequence MLQPETAPTPEDVLGKRYNEYCTSDISQEENPFNFSPQLIYLHKDHELFEDGDVERHMYLQDLYISEADDDTQTLSVSEFVCHISGCNAVHSTLEEYEHHYNSLHRNVCSICRRSLPTSRLLDIHIQEWHDSVFMVLAQRQDMYQCLVEGCEHKFRTSTLRKDHLVQIHKYPPDFRFDKPKREKGPRETKQETKQQQQMDTAMEVVDNASEVLCEEQSKQADQDESMELPVFTTEILFTEKGASHEGQAAGHKTNDEHLKPRYSYRVPSNVCFGHGSIRGFRGHKGRRK; translated from the exons ATGTTACAGCCAGAAACGGCTCCGACTCCGGAAGATGTGTTAGGGAAACGCTATAATGAATACTGCACTTCAGACATTTCGCAGGAGGAAAACCCGTTTAACTTCAGCCCTCAGCTCATCTATCTTCATAAGGACCATGAGCTGTTTGAG GATGGGGACGTTGAAAGACACATGTACCTTCAAGACCTTTATATTTCAGAGGCTGACGACGACACACAAACCCTCAG TGTGTCAGAGTTTGTCTGTCACATCTCTGGCTGCAACGCGGTCCACAGCACTTTAGAGGAGTATGAGCACCACTACAATTCCTTACACAGAAATGTGTGCTCCATCTGCCGACGCTCACTGCCCACCTCTCGTCTCCTGGACATTCACATTCAAGAGTGGCACGACTCGGTCTTCATGGTCCTGGCACAGCGGCAAGACATG TACCAGTGTTTGGTGGAGGGCTGTGAACACAAATTCAGGACGAGCACACTCAGGAAGGACCACCTGGTACAAATTCACAAGTACCCTCCAGACTTCAGATTTGACAAACCCAAAAGAGAGAAAGG cCCTCGAGAGACAAAGCAAGAgacaaagcagcagcagcagatggACACAGCGATGGAAGTAGTGGATAATGCGAGTGAGGTTCTTTGTGAAGAGCAGTCCAAACAGGCAGATCAAGACGAATCCATGGAGTTGCCTGTGTTTACGACAGAGATCCTCTTCACTGAAAAAGGCGCCTCGCATGAGGGGCAAGCAGCAGGTCACAAGACAAATGATGAGCATCTGAAACCACGATATTCCTACAG gGTTCCCTCTAATGTGTGCTTTGGTCACGGCTCCATCCGAGGCTTCAGAGGTCATaaaggaaggaggaagtga